In Lewinellaceae bacterium, a single window of DNA contains:
- a CDS encoding acyl-CoA dehydrogenase family protein, whose protein sequence is MVETFATPLLKKLHAAVKEFLETEVYPNELRWLRSPFQQVESEIRSLRDKARATGAWNPHLPEEHGGAGLGLSGFGQLSELLGTTPFGHLSFNCQAPDAGNTELLLEYGSPDIRRKYLDPLLAGDIRSCFAMTEPAYAGSNPVRMSTTAVRDGEDYVINGHKWFTSSADGASFSIVMAVTNPEADNPYQRASMIIVPTDNPGFRLVRNIPVMGHTGEGWHSHAEIRLEEVRVPKSNRLGAEGEGFKLAQQRLGPGRIHHCMRWIGICERAFDMMCRRAATREIGGGRMLGDQQMVQAWIAESRAEIDAARYMVLHTAIKMEKEGQRAASMDVSAIKFFVAGVMQRAIDRALQVHGALGITDDTILSYFYREERGARIYDGPDEAHKASLARKILKGYGLGGKG, encoded by the coding sequence ATGGTCGAAACATTTGCCACTCCCCTGCTCAAAAAACTGCACGCCGCTGTAAAGGAATTTCTGGAAACGGAGGTTTACCCCAACGAGCTGCGGTGGCTGAGGTCGCCCTTTCAGCAGGTGGAGTCCGAAATCCGCAGCCTGCGGGACAAAGCCCGGGCCACCGGCGCCTGGAACCCGCACTTGCCTGAGGAGCACGGCGGGGCGGGGCTGGGCCTCTCCGGATTCGGGCAGCTCAGCGAGCTGCTGGGCACTACCCCTTTCGGCCACCTGTCTTTCAATTGCCAGGCTCCGGATGCCGGCAATACGGAGCTGTTGCTGGAATACGGCTCTCCCGATATCCGGCGGAAATACCTGGACCCGCTGCTCGCCGGCGACATCCGTTCCTGCTTTGCCATGACCGAGCCGGCCTACGCCGGCTCCAACCCGGTGCGCATGAGCACTACGGCGGTGCGCGACGGGGAGGATTACGTCATCAACGGCCATAAATGGTTTACCTCCTCGGCCGACGGGGCATCCTTTTCCATCGTCATGGCCGTCACCAACCCGGAGGCGGACAACCCCTACCAGCGAGCCAGCATGATCATCGTGCCTACCGATAATCCCGGCTTCAGGCTGGTGCGCAACATTCCGGTCATGGGCCATACCGGGGAGGGCTGGCACAGCCACGCCGAAATCCGCCTGGAGGAAGTGCGGGTGCCCAAAAGCAACCGCCTGGGCGCCGAAGGGGAAGGTTTCAAGCTGGCGCAGCAGCGCCTGGGCCCCGGCCGCATCCACCACTGCATGCGCTGGATCGGCATCTGCGAGCGGGCCTTCGACATGATGTGCCGCCGCGCCGCCACCCGCGAGATCGGCGGCGGGAGAATGCTGGGCGACCAGCAGATGGTGCAGGCCTGGATAGCCGAAAGCCGCGCCGAGATCGACGCTGCCCGCTACATGGTGCTGCACACCGCCATCAAAATGGAAAAAGAAGGCCAACGCGCCGCCAGCATGGATGTTTCCGCCATTAAATTTTTCGTTGCCGGCGTCATGCAAAGGGCCATCGACCGCGCTTTGCAGGTGCACGGCGCCCTGGGCATCACCGACGATACCATCCTCTCTTATTTCTACCGGGAAGAGCGGGGCGCCCGCATTTACGACGGGCCGGACGAGGCGCATAAGGCCTCGCTGGCGCGGAAGATTCTGAAGGGGTATGGGTTGGGGGGGAAGGGGTGA